From a region of the Castanea sativa cultivar Marrone di Chiusa Pesio chromosome 10, ASM4071231v1 genome:
- the LOC142611968 gene encoding uncharacterized protein LOC142611968 gives MPRTAIKGQILADFVAEFTDGQAYPEDAVMSIMSIGTENITPWEVYTDGASNRKGAGVGVVLISPEKLVIEKSLRLGFPATNNEAEYEALLVGSQMVKHLGGKVVRVFCDSRLVVGQVNGEFEAKDERMKSYLKRVQGVLGLFDSFRVQQVPRGHNSHADSLAMLATSLGSKLPRMVVVEDLLSSSLTSIPAVRVHSIHVGPSWMDPIIAFLQHGILPEDRKMAESIRRSAPRYWLSEEKKLYRRSYAGPYLLCVHPEAVEPLLEELHEVFRRYCAEMGIRNGYSTPYYPQGNGQVEATNKVILAGLKKRLDDAKGGWVEELPHVLWAYRTTPRRSTGETPFSMTYGMEAIIPLESGFPTLKSDQYDEASNHDLMNDCLNTIEESREIANVKMGNYQQKLKQTYDKGVKTRSLVPGDLVLRKVVGVAKNPAWGKLGPNWEGPYRITSVAGVGAYRLEDLDGRVIPRP, from the exons atgccccggACGGCTATCAAAGGGCAAATCCTTGCCGACTTCGTAGCCGAGTTCACGGACGGTCAAGCTTATCCCGAAGATGCCGTGATGTCAATAATGTCCATTGGAACGGAAAACATCACTCCATGGGAAGTCTACACGGATGGGGCATCAAATCGAAAGGGAGCCGGGGTTGGAGTTGTGTTAATATCCCCCGAGAAACTAGTCATTGAAAAGTCATTGAGGTTGGGATTCCCAgcaactaataatgaggccgagtacgaggctctcTTGGTGGGCTCCCAGATGGTTAAACATTTGGGAGGAAAAGTAGTGAGGGTGTTCTGTGATTCCCGATTGGTGGTCGGGCAAGTTAATGGAGAGTTTGAGGCAAAAGATGAGCGGATGAAAAGCTATCTGAAACGAGTCCAAggggtgttgggtttgtttgacaGTTTCAGGGTACAGCAAGTCCCAAGGGGACATAACTCTCATGCTGATTCATTAGCAATGTTAGCCACTTCGTTGGGATCGAAGTTACCGCGTATGGTTGTGGTGGAGGATTTGTTGTCTTCTAGCTTAACCAGCATCCCGGCAGTACGGGTTCACAGCATTCATGTAGGCCCaagctggatggacccaattATAGCTTTCTTACAGCACGGAATACTACCTGAAGATAGAAAGATGGCCGAGTCAATACGAAGAAGCGCACCCCGTTACTGGCTATCGGAGGAGAAAAAACTCTATAGGCGTTCCTATGCAGGTCCATACCTCCTTTGCGTACATCCTGAAGCCGTGGAACCTTtgctggaagaattgcatgagg ttTTCCGGCGGTACTGCGCAGaaatgggaataagaaatggatattcCACACCGTactatccccaaggaaatggacaggtcgaagcaacaaataaagtcaTCTTGGCAGGTTTGAAGAAACGATTGGATGACGCTAAAGGAGGCTGGGTAGAAGAATTACCTCATGTACTATGGGCTTATCGCACTACACCCCGAAGATCAACAGGCGAGactcccttttcaatgacgtatGGGATGGAAGCTATAATCCCATTAGAGtcaggttttcccaccctgaagtccGACCAGTATGACGAAGCGAGCAATCATGATCTAATGAATGATTGTTTGAATACAATTGAGGAAAGTAGAGAAATAGCCAATGTGAAGATGGGCAactatcaacagaagctcaAGCAGACGTATGACAAGGGAGTTAAGACCAGGTCCTTGGTACCAGGAGATTTGGTACTAAGAAAGGTAGTGGGGGTAGCAAAGAATCCTGCTTGGGGAaagttgggtcctaactgggaggGGCCATATAGAATTACCTCAGTAGCAGGTGTAGGGGCTTATCGTTTAGAGGATCTGGATGGGAGGGTGATTCCTCGTccttag
- the LOC142611969 gene encoding uncharacterized protein LOC142611969: MAEVYLEGEESVSSRGRDVAASLQRDKGKGHTSGVVKAYDGDHRAEQRSLTEGHMSRDDVLRQMQSEIAYLRKRLDSKKRRRKDNASSSSDNSEANPGGIHPPMFEPTRSMTRASVSSGVRAKQLKVTKMPDTDGIYREDGSDAMGKALRQIAKSPFVTRINRAKLPRRFSQPLFTVYNGRTDPVEHVSHFCQKMAVYSNNEALMCRVFPSSLGPVAMRWFDALAEGSLRSFEELTRAFGAREGETLKTYSDRYWETYNEIDGDVESVAVRTFKVGLPTEYGLRKSLTMKAAVDMRQLMDRIDKYKWVEEDQMQSKGKMKGYLERKDLRVEGFQGIRPKRDFTSHPRTAEAPLVNSLFKEPVHHILEKIRHEPYFRPPNKMSGDASTRNQNLHCHYHQDKGHTTEKCRTLRDHLNQLIRAGKINHLLAKPNGNQEQLDTRKYWGQAPQPSLGTINVILTQPRGDFGKFPRVMTVQNKCGTEDVEENHQTNKRLRSSVALTLGFSDKDKEGTFQPHDDALVVMVRIGGYDVKRVLVDDGSGAEIMYPDLFNGLKLKEEDLEKYDHPLVGFDGNQVIPRGMIRLPVQVEGSEVQVNFIVVMAYSPYTAILARPWLHAMEAVSSTLHVMVKYPTGGSVGVLHGSQTVARQCLMSAIIRTGRGSLEAEVPETS, encoded by the exons ATGGCGGAGGTGTATTTGGAAGGGGAAGAATCAGTAAGCTCACGAGGCAGGGACGTAGCTGCGAGTCTCCAACGTGATAAAGGGAAAGGACATACTTcgggggtggtgaaggcataTGATGGCGATCATAGGGCTGAGCAACGATCGTTAACTGAGGGGCATATGTCTCGCGACGACGTGTTGCGACAGATGCAATCTGAGATAGCGTACTTACGCAAGCGTTTGGATAGTAAGAAGCGAAGACGCAAGGAtaatgctagctcttccagtgataATTCGGAAGCGAACCCAGGAGGAATTCATCCCCCAATGTTTGAGCCTACTCGAAGTATGACCCGTGCTAGTGTGTCTTCGGGTGTTAGGGCAAAGCAGCTGAAAGTGACGAAGATGCCCGATACTGATGGAATATATCGCGAGGACGGgagtgatgcaatgggtaaagccctGAGACAAATTGCCAAATCCCCTTTTGTAACAAGGATAAACAGAGCAAAGCTACCTCGTAGGTTTTCCCAACCCCTTTTTACTGTGTATAACGGGAGGACTGACCCTGTAGAGCACGTTAGTCATTTTTGTCAGAAGATGGCCGTTTATTCGAATAATGAGGCATTGATGTGTAGAGTCTTTCCCTCCAGTTTGGGGCCcgtggctatgaggtggtttgatgctttggcagAGGGTTCCCTGAGGTCCTTTGAGGaattgactagggcatttggagcaag ggaaggtgaaacactcaaaacctatTCTGACCGATACTGGGAAACGTATAATGAAATCGATGGGGATGTGGAGAGTGTAGCTGTgagaactttcaaggtgggtCTTCCCACGGAATATGGgttaaggaagtctttgacaatgaaggccgCGGTAGACATGCGTCAGCTTATGGACCGGATAGATAAATATAAGTGGGTGGAAGAGGATCAGATGCAAAGCAAAGGCAAAATGAAAGGGTATCTAGAGAGGAAAGATCTTCGGGTGGAAGGGTTTCAAGGTATTCGGCCCAAACGAGACTTTACAAGCCATCCGAGGACCGCCGAGGCTCCTCTAGTTAACTCACTATTTAAGGAGCCTGTGCATCACATACTGGAGAAAATTCGGCATGAGCCATATTTTAGGCCACCAaacaaaatgagtggagatgcatctACGAGGAACCAAAACCTCCACTGCCATTACCACCAGGACAAGGGACACACCACGGAGAAATGCCGGACGTTGCGTGACCATTTAAATCAATTGATTAGGGCCGGGAAGATCAATCACTTGTTGGCAAAGCCGAATGGGAATCAGGAACAACTAGATACTCGGAAATATTGGGGTCAGGCCCCTCAACCATCTTTAGGCACTATTAACGTTATCTTGACCCAGCCAAGAGGAGACTTTGGGAAATTTCCTCGGGTTATGACAGTTCAAAACAAATGTGGGACTGAAGACGTGGAAGAGaatcatcaaacaaacaaaagactCAGATCCTCGGTGGCGCTTACTTTGGGTTTTTCTGATAAGGATAAAGAGGGAACAtttcaaccccatgatgatgccttggtggtcATGGTTCGTATTGGGGGATATGATGTGAAACGTGTattggtggatgatggaagtggtgccgAGATTATGTATCCGGACCTATTCAATGGGTTAAAGTTGAAAGAGGAGGACTTGGAAAAATACGACCATCCCTTGGTTGGTTTTGATGGAAACCAGGTGATCCCACGAGGAATGATTAGGCTGCCCGTGCAGGTGGAGGGTTCCGAGGTACAAGTaaacttcatagttgttatggcatattctccatacacggccattttGGCTAGACCCTGGTTGCATGCAATGGAGGCAGTTTCATCAACTTTACATGTGATGGTGAAGTACCCTACAGGGGGAAGCGTGGGAGTGTTACATGGCAGTCAAACGGTGGCTAGGCAATGTCTAATGTCTGCCATTATTCGCACAGGCCGGGGTTCGTTGGAGGCGGAAGTTCCTGAgacatcatag
- the LOC142614157 gene encoding (S)-ureidoglycine aminohydrolase yields MHTPSHFLLLLTIFSLIKVAVSEEGICSMPPSIINSDSDSKPLYWKVTNPTLSPSHLQDLPGFTRSVYKRDHALITPESQVFSALPEWTETLGAYLITPAIGSNFVMYLAKMQGNSKSGLPPSNVERFIFVVQGAVTLANVSGISHELIVDSYAYLPPNFQHSLKCDASATLVVFERRYASLEKYVTEQIVSSTNKQPLLETPGEIFELRKLLPTSLPYDFNIHIMDFQPGEFLNVKEVHYNQHGLLLLEGQGIYRLGDSWYPVEAGDVIWMAPFVPQWYAALGKTRTRYLLYKDVNRDPL; encoded by the exons ATGCACACTCCTTCACatttcctcctcctcctcaccATTTTCA GTTTGATCAAAGTTGCAGTGAGTGAAGAAGGGATTTGCTCTATGCCCCCTTCTATTATTAACTCTGATTCGGACTCGAAGCCTCTGTACTGGAAGGTCACCAATCCTACACTTTCTCCTTCTCATCTTCAAG ACTTGCCAGGTTTCACACGCAGTGTTTATAAAAGAGATCATGCTTTAATAACACCAGAAAGCCAAGTATTCAGTGCTTTACCTGAGTG GACTGAAACATTGGGAGCATACTTAATTACACCGGCAATTGGCTCAAACTTTGTAATGTATCTAGCAAAAATGCAAG GGAATTCAAAATCTGGGCTCCCGCCATCTAATGTTGAGAG GTTCATATTTGTGGTTCAAGGTGCTGTGACTCTTGCCAATGTTTCTGGCATTAGCCATGAATTGATA GTTGATTCATATGCTTACTTACCGCCTAATTTTCAACATTCACTAAAGTGTGATGCATCTGCTACTCTTGTGGTATTTGAGCGAAG GTATGCCTCTCTGGAAAAGTATGTCACTGAGCAGATTGTCAGTTCAACGAATAAACAGCCACTCCTTGAAACTCCAGGAGAA ATCTTTGAACTTAGGAAGCTTCTCCCCACATCTTTGCCATATGACTTCAATATCCAT ATCATGGATTTTCAACCTGGAGAGTTTCTTAATGTGAAG GAGGTGCATTACAATCAGCATGGTTTGTTGCTTTTAGAGGGACAGGGCATTTATCGCTTGGGTGATAGTTG GTATCCGGTTGAAGCTGGTGATGTCATTTGGATGGCTCCATTTGTGCCTCAATG GTATGCTGCACTTGGTAAAACTCGGACACGATATCTTCTGTACAAAGATGTAAATAGGGATCCATTGTAA